The proteins below are encoded in one region of Thermosulfurimonas marina:
- a CDS encoding MlaD family protein: MYKKSTEIKVGIFVVAALAVLAYLTVKLAEESFHPQGTYPLYAVFENVSGLVRGARVEMAGVEIGRVGRIELLPEGKARVELLIYKGVKIAADAEAVVRTAGVLGDRFVEIRQGRAREVLSPGREIARTESPVDLGQVLAEVGPAVKELRQAAEGLSEILGSEEGRRNLKELIANLRDASASIKQAADRINRGEGTLGKLLTDEELYREIKSSFGDFKVTMANLREVSERMRRGEGTLGKLLTDEELYRSFRQAMDSVEKGSTAIAEVAEKINRGEGTLGKLLTDEELYSELEDAVRTLNRIVKKVDRGQGTLGKLVNDDSLYVEAKRALQNVNRATSGLQEQVPISVLGTIAGAAMH, encoded by the coding sequence ATGTACAAGAAAAGCACGGAGATTAAGGTAGGAATCTTCGTGGTGGCGGCCTTGGCGGTTCTGGCCTACCTTACGGTAAAACTGGCGGAGGAGTCTTTCCATCCTCAAGGCACCTATCCCCTCTATGCGGTCTTCGAAAATGTTTCCGGGCTGGTGCGGGGGGCCCGGGTGGAGATGGCCGGAGTGGAGATCGGCCGGGTGGGCCGGATCGAGCTCCTTCCCGAGGGTAAGGCCCGGGTAGAGCTTCTGATCTATAAAGGGGTCAAGATTGCGGCCGATGCCGAGGCCGTAGTTCGTACGGCGGGGGTCCTGGGAGACCGTTTCGTGGAGATCCGCCAGGGTCGGGCCCGGGAGGTGCTTTCTCCGGGCCGCGAGATCGCCCGTACGGAAAGCCCCGTGGATCTGGGGCAGGTCTTGGCCGAGGTGGGCCCGGCCGTCAAGGAACTCCGCCAGGCCGCCGAGGGCCTCAGCGAGATTTTGGGCTCGGAAGAGGGCCGGCGCAACCTAAAGGAGCTTATAGCCAACCTCCGCGACGCCAGCGCCTCTATCAAACAGGCTGCGGACCGCATCAACCGCGGGGAGGGGACCCTGGGTAAACTCCTTACCGACGAGGAGCTCTATCGGGAGATCAAGTCCAGTTTTGGGGACTTCAAGGTCACCATGGCCAACCTGCGGGAGGTCTCGGAACGCATGCGCCGCGGGGAGGGGACCCTGGGCAAACTCCTTACCGACGAGGAGCTTTACCGGAGCTTCCGGCAGGCCATGGACAGTGTGGAAAAGGGCTCTACGGCCATTGCCGAGGTGGCTGAAAAGATCAACCGCGGGGAGGGGACCCTGGGCAAGCTGCTGACCGACGAGGAGCTCTATAGCGAGCTTGAGGACGCCGTGCGCACCCTCAACCGCATCGTGAAGAAGGTGGATCGGGGCCAGGGGACCTTGGGCAAGCTGGTCAATGACGATAGCCTTTACGTGGAGGCCAAGCGGGCCCTCCAGAATGTGAACCGGGCCACCTCCGGCCTCCAGGAACAGGTGCCCATTTCCGTCCTGGGGACCATCGCCGGGGCGGCCATGCACTGA
- the ilvD gene encoding dihydroxy-acid dehydratase, producing MRSDRVKKGLERAPHRSLLRALGLTDEELRKPLIGVVNSFNEIVPGHMHLRQVTEAVKAGVRMAGGVPVEFGVIGVCDGIAMNHEGMKYSLVSREIIADSIEIMAQAHAFDALVLVSSCDKITPGMLMAALRLNLPALLVSGGPMLTGSFRGRKVNLISVFEGIGKVKVGEMTEEELAELEACACPTCGSCAGMFTANSMNCLSEALGLALPGNGTVPAVSAERLRLAKRTGAKVVELLRRRITPRKIATEAAFRNAITVDMALGCSTNTVLHLPAIAREAGIKLSLEVFDEISRRTPVLASLIPAGPHSVPELYEAGGIPAVMAELSRAGLLDLSVLTGTGASLKENLSGAEIRNPEVIRPLEKAYRSEGGIAILWGSLAPEGAVVKTSAVVPEMMRHEGPARVFDSEEEAYRAILSGKIQPGDVVVIRYEGPKGGPGMREMLSPTSALIGMGLGASVALITDGRFSGGTQGACIGHVSPEAAEGGPIALVRDGDRIRIDIPARRLDLLVSEEELERRRKSWRPKKKKVSGVLARYARLVTSGAKGAVLEE from the coding sequence ATGCGCAGCGACCGGGTGAAAAAGGGTCTTGAACGGGCCCCCCATCGGTCCCTTCTTCGGGCCTTGGGGCTAACGGACGAGGAATTGCGCAAGCCTCTCATCGGGGTGGTCAACTCCTTTAACGAGATCGTTCCCGGGCATATGCACCTGCGCCAGGTGACCGAGGCGGTAAAGGCCGGAGTGCGTATGGCCGGAGGGGTGCCGGTGGAGTTCGGGGTTATCGGGGTCTGCGACGGCATTGCCATGAATCACGAGGGGATGAAGTATTCTCTGGTCTCCCGGGAGATCATCGCCGACTCCATCGAGATCATGGCCCAGGCCCACGCCTTTGACGCCCTGGTCCTGGTCTCAAGTTGCGACAAGATCACCCCGGGAATGCTCATGGCCGCCTTAAGGCTCAATCTCCCGGCCCTTCTTGTCTCCGGGGGGCCCATGCTCACCGGAAGCTTCCGGGGGCGCAAGGTCAACCTCATCTCCGTCTTTGAGGGAATAGGCAAGGTCAAGGTCGGGGAGATGACCGAGGAGGAACTGGCGGAGCTTGAGGCCTGCGCCTGCCCCACCTGCGGTTCCTGCGCGGGGATGTTCACGGCCAACTCCATGAATTGCCTTTCCGAGGCTTTGGGACTGGCTCTTCCGGGAAACGGGACCGTCCCGGCGGTGAGTGCCGAGCGCCTGCGGCTGGCCAAGCGCACCGGGGCCAAGGTGGTGGAGCTTTTGCGGCGCCGGATCACTCCCCGGAAGATCGCCACCGAGGCCGCCTTCCGTAACGCCATTACCGTGGACATGGCCCTGGGGTGTTCTACCAATACCGTGCTTCATCTTCCGGCCATCGCCCGGGAGGCCGGGATCAAACTCTCTCTGGAGGTCTTTGACGAGATCTCCCGGCGCACCCCGGTGCTAGCCAGTCTCATCCCTGCCGGGCCTCACAGCGTGCCGGAACTCTACGAGGCCGGGGGCATCCCGGCGGTGATGGCCGAGCTTTCCCGGGCCGGGCTCTTGGACCTTTCCGTCCTTACCGGAACCGGGGCCTCCCTCAAGGAAAATCTTTCCGGGGCGGAAATTCGCAATCCCGAGGTTATCCGGCCCTTGGAGAAGGCCTATCGTTCAGAAGGAGGCATTGCCATTCTCTGGGGGAGCCTGGCCCCGGAGGGGGCGGTGGTCAAGACCAGCGCCGTAGTCCCGGAGATGATGCGCCATGAGGGGCCGGCCCGGGTCTTTGACTCGGAGGAGGAGGCCTATCGGGCCATTCTCTCCGGAAAGATCCAGCCCGGAGACGTAGTGGTCATCCGCTATGAAGGTCCTAAAGGGGGGCCGGGAATGCGGGAAATGCTTTCCCCTACCTCGGCCCTCATCGGGATGGGCCTAGGGGCCTCGGTGGCCCTCATCACCGACGGACGCTTTAGCGGAGGCACGCAGGGGGCCTGCATCGGGCACGTCTCCCCGGAGGCGGCCGAAGGAGGGCCCATCGCCCTGGTCAGGGACGGAGACCGTATCCGCATTGATATCCCGGCCCGGCGCCTGGACCTTCTGGTCTCCGAGGAGGAGCTTGAGCGCCGGCGCAAGAGCTGGAGGCCCAAGAAGAAAAAGGTCTCGGGAGTGCTGGCCCGTTACGCCCGTTTGGTCACCTCCGGGGCCAAGGGGGCGGTGCTCGAAGAATAA
- a CDS encoding NifU family protein, producing MREAVEAALSKVRPMLQADGGDVELVEITEDGVVKVRLRGACGACPMSQMTLKMGIERYLKKEVPEVKSVEAVM from the coding sequence ATGCGTGAAGCGGTAGAAGCGGCTCTCTCCAAGGTAAGGCCCATGCTTCAGGCCGACGGTGGAGACGTGGAGCTGGTGGAGATCACCGAGGATGGGGTGGTGAAGGTCCGCCTGCGCGGGGCCTGCGGGGCCTGTCCCATGAGCCAGATGACCCTGAAGATGGGCATCGAGCGCTACCTCAAGAAGGAAGTCCCGGAGGTCAAATCCGTCGAAGCGGTGATGTAG
- a CDS encoding MlaE family ABC transporter permease — translation MGNFLAYLGRLGLSFVSQAGGMFLLFLSTLALTLKPPYRVRLFFKQMEFVGVNSLVVVVLTALFSGMVIAFQSYRALSKFGGESLLGGLVALSLVRELGPVLTSLMVTARAGSAMAAELGTMRVTEQIDALEVMAVHPIHYLVVPRFWAAVLMVPLLTVIADAVGIAGGYLVGVLLLKVDAGIFVEKMREMVEWIDISSGLYKAFVFGGLLAIIGCYKGYNARGGAEGVGQATTEAVVIASVAILVGDYILTSLLF, via the coding sequence ATGGGAAACTTTTTGGCCTATCTGGGAAGGTTGGGGCTTTCCTTTGTCTCCCAGGCTGGAGGGATGTTCCTTCTCTTTCTTTCCACCCTGGCCTTGACCCTCAAACCCCCCTATCGGGTGCGGCTTTTTTTCAAGCAGATGGAATTTGTGGGGGTAAACTCCCTGGTAGTGGTGGTCCTTACGGCCCTCTTTTCCGGGATGGTCATTGCCTTTCAGAGCTACCGGGCTCTATCCAAGTTCGGGGGAGAGAGCCTTCTCGGAGGCCTGGTAGCCCTTTCCCTGGTAAGGGAGTTGGGACCGGTCCTGACCAGTCTCATGGTTACCGCCCGGGCGGGCTCAGCCATGGCCGCAGAGCTCGGTACCATGAGGGTCACGGAGCAGATCGATGCCCTGGAGGTCATGGCGGTGCACCCCATCCATTATCTGGTGGTTCCGCGCTTCTGGGCTGCGGTGCTCATGGTCCCTCTCCTTACGGTAATCGCCGATGCCGTGGGAATCGCCGGGGGTTATCTGGTAGGGGTCCTCCTTCTTAAAGTGGATGCGGGGATCTTCGTAGAAAAGATGCGCGAGATGGTGGAATGGATAGATATTTCAAGTGGTCTTTATAAGGCCTTTGTTTTCGGAGGTCTTTTGGCCATAATCGGTTGCTATAAGGGATATAATGCCCGAGGAGGGGCCGAAGGGGTGGGGCAGGCCACCACGGAGGCGGTGGTGATTGCCTCGGTGGCCATCCTGGTGGGAGACTATATCCTCACCTCCCTCCTCTTTTAA
- the rpoZ gene encoding DNA-directed RNA polymerase subunit omega → MARVTIEDCLEKVPNRFKLIHLAVERVRQLRKGAKPLVECDNKEIVTALREIAAGKVTFENIQELAREAEEFSISDLLEGKAPGEES, encoded by the coding sequence ATGGCCCGAGTCACCATTGAGGACTGCCTGGAGAAAGTCCCCAACCGCTTCAAACTCATTCATCTGGCCGTGGAGCGGGTACGCCAGTTGCGCAAAGGGGCCAAGCCCCTGGTAGAGTGCGACAACAAAGAGATCGTGACCGCCCTGCGGGAGATTGCGGCCGGCAAAGTAACCTTTGAAAACATCCAGGAGCTGGCCCGGGAGGCCGAAGAGTTTTCCATTTCGGATCTCCTGGAGGGGAAAGCTCCCGGTGAGGAGTCGTGA
- a CDS encoding ABC transporter ATP-binding protein, whose translation MVELIDLHKSFGEQKVLAGVNLKIPRGRLTFIMGRSGTGKSVLLKHMIGLLRPDRGKILIDGEDVTDYSPAQWQRLRRRFGFLFQEGALFDSMTVAENVAFPLMEHTRLSRREIEKRVEEKLAVVGLLEARDKYPAELSGGMRKRAALARALALEPEIILFDEPTTGLDPILQVSIMKLIRETQRRFGLTGVVVSHDVPIALQAADFIAMLHEGRVVAFGPPKEIRESDHPFVRQFLRSAFEGCLPGEGSHVQEKHGD comes from the coding sequence ATGGTGGAATTGATCGATCTGCACAAGAGCTTTGGAGAACAAAAGGTGCTCGCCGGGGTGAATCTCAAGATACCCCGAGGCCGCCTCACCTTCATTATGGGCCGCAGCGGGACCGGAAAGAGCGTTCTTCTCAAACACATGATCGGGCTCCTCAGGCCTGACCGGGGAAAGATTCTCATCGACGGAGAGGACGTCACGGATTATTCCCCGGCCCAGTGGCAGCGCCTGCGCCGGCGTTTCGGTTTCCTCTTTCAGGAGGGGGCCCTCTTTGACTCCATGACCGTGGCCGAGAATGTGGCCTTTCCTTTGATGGAGCACACCCGGCTTTCCCGCCGGGAGATCGAAAAACGGGTGGAAGAAAAGCTTGCGGTGGTGGGGCTTCTGGAGGCCCGAGACAAGTATCCGGCGGAGCTTTCCGGGGGCATGCGCAAGCGGGCGGCCCTGGCCCGGGCCCTGGCTCTGGAGCCGGAGATCATCCTCTTTGACGAGCCCACCACGGGACTGGACCCCATCCTTCAGGTCTCCATCATGAAGCTCATCCGGGAGACCCAGAGGAGGTTCGGGCTTACGGGAGTGGTGGTGAGCCATGATGTGCCCATCGCCCTGCAGGCCGCAGACTTCATCGCCATGCTTCACGAGGGGCGGGTGGTGGCCTTTGGGCCTCCCAAGGAGATCCGAGAAAGCGATCATCCTTTTGTGAGACAATTTTTAAGGAGTGCTTTTGAGGGCTGTCTGCCCGGGGAGGGAAGCCATGTACAAGAAAAGCACGGAGATTAA
- a CDS encoding PfkB family carbohydrate kinase, translating to MGRYLLAGHLTRDLIPGEGYRFGGAVLYAGLTVRRLSWETHVLTSCAERAEDLERLFGELFFHLEPSPETTIFVNEETASGRRQRVLARAQALNFKALPERPFAVEVLHLAPVLDEVPPEPGIWLEAVRFRHLVANPQGWFREVDEEGRVRARVPDLSRAPHFEALVVSEEDLAADFQGLLSELRARTEILVLTRGAEGASLFRGKGERFFPARKVSAVDPTGAGDVLAGAFFGLLFRGKGPEEALKAAMELAALAVTRPGLSGVPTFQEIANLPFRPQEC from the coding sequence ATGGGGCGCTATCTCCTGGCCGGACACCTCACCCGGGACCTCATTCCGGGAGAGGGGTATCGTTTTGGAGGGGCGGTGCTCTATGCCGGGCTTACCGTGCGCCGGCTTTCCTGGGAGACCCATGTGCTTACCTCCTGTGCCGAAAGGGCGGAAGATCTGGAGAGGCTCTTCGGGGAACTCTTTTTTCATCTCGAGCCCTCGCCGGAGACCACAATCTTCGTGAACGAGGAGACTGCGTCCGGGCGCCGCCAGCGGGTGCTCGCCCGGGCGCAAGCCCTGAACTTTAAGGCCTTACCGGAGCGACCCTTTGCCGTAGAGGTCCTGCACCTGGCCCCGGTCCTTGACGAGGTCCCTCCGGAGCCCGGGATCTGGCTTGAGGCCGTGCGCTTTCGCCACCTGGTGGCCAACCCCCAGGGCTGGTTTCGGGAGGTGGACGAGGAGGGGAGGGTGCGGGCCCGGGTTCCGGATCTCTCCCGGGCCCCTCATTTTGAGGCCTTAGTGGTGAGCGAGGAGGATCTGGCCGCCGATTTTCAGGGACTTCTTTCCGAACTTCGGGCCCGGACGGAGATCCTGGTCCTTACCCGCGGGGCTGAGGGGGCTAGTCTCTTCCGCGGAAAAGGGGAGAGGTTTTTTCCAGCCCGCAAGGTGTCTGCGGTGGACCCCACCGGGGCCGGAGACGTCCTGGCCGGGGCTTTTTTCGGCCTCCTTTTTCGAGGAAAAGGCCCGGAGGAGGCCCTGAAGGCCGCGATGGAGCTTGCGGCCCTGGCGGTTACCCGTCCGGGCCTTTCCGGAGTGCCCACCTTTCAGGAAATCGCAAACTTGCCTTTCCGGCCTCAGGAGTGTTAA